The following are encoded in a window of Telmatobacter sp. DSM 110680 genomic DNA:
- a CDS encoding protein kinase, with translation MTRDAENWEILQQLFELAEETPENDRERVLAEHCPDPMLVQRALKIFRRAHDDTTLSEIPERKAPTARFGPYTLLRLVGSGGIGSVYLAERIMGGAPQRSALKVLSPHAAGPSFVERFHREQHILSSLDHPNITRMLDAGLSDSGEPYLVMEYVEGEHFDAYCDARKLGIRDRLQLFLQVCDAVAYAHRNLIVHLDLKPSNILVSDEGTVKLLDFGTSKLVQADSQLTTTVLATPAYASPEQLRNESVTTACDVYSLGAVLFELLTGRRTTDSAAVVFERALSQREPDPLPDAVTAPAAEARSMSESRLRQLLSGDLTTITAKCMRALPSERYASVDALSDDIERYLTDRAVLARPQTAMYRISKFVSRNRGSVIATVLFAIALLTSIAYAGWRQEQALIAGQRAVRMQTFLYSLFRLANSNFTGKPAATVPEFLKLGTRLLPQYIKDPADLRQAQMSLAESMFDNGDLDGAQAVFTQTTASAKAAHDLQSEAESEAFAGNIAYQNGQMEQGAELTAHALELSREPGMSAAIKVRAAMYFAVNRENSGFRTDENVKLLEYAAKEARDKQLPPHEAADALYSLASDLELRGLIDKSLPLYQQALDIYNQDPSELCDQSQVYGDFAYAYQMKDDLKSALPLFQRSYDGYLSCSGPDSRGALTAGDYLAGALIKLGRAPDALRLLEPELPRWRKIAGSSPDLAEVLFFLTEAYVDTGRFPEAEKTARELISVQEGKIAATDRRIGASHMMLARALAGEDRVREALPHAEIADRILANGAVSSGAKAMTAEAHQLLTNLQSEAQK, from the coding sequence ATGACCCGTGATGCCGAGAACTGGGAAATTCTGCAACAGCTCTTCGAGCTTGCCGAGGAGACACCCGAGAATGATCGGGAGCGGGTGCTTGCCGAGCATTGCCCAGATCCGATGCTCGTGCAGCGGGCACTGAAGATCTTTCGGCGTGCCCATGACGACACAACGCTGTCAGAAATTCCTGAGCGCAAAGCGCCCACTGCGCGATTTGGTCCGTACACACTGTTACGGCTAGTGGGCTCGGGGGGCATTGGATCGGTCTACCTCGCGGAGCGCATTATGGGCGGCGCTCCGCAGCGTTCGGCGCTGAAGGTGCTGTCGCCGCATGCGGCCGGCCCTTCATTCGTGGAACGCTTTCATCGCGAACAGCACATCCTGTCTTCGCTCGATCACCCCAACATCACGCGCATGCTCGATGCGGGTTTGAGCGATTCTGGAGAGCCCTACCTGGTGATGGAGTATGTGGAAGGCGAACATTTTGACGCATACTGCGACGCACGCAAGCTGGGTATTCGGGATCGCCTGCAACTTTTTCTCCAGGTGTGCGATGCAGTGGCGTATGCCCATCGCAATTTGATCGTGCATCTCGACCTCAAGCCCTCGAATATTCTGGTAAGCGATGAGGGTACGGTCAAGTTACTTGATTTTGGAACATCCAAGCTGGTGCAGGCCGACAGCCAATTGACTACCACAGTGCTGGCGACGCCGGCGTATGCGAGCCCCGAACAATTGCGCAACGAATCCGTGACTACGGCGTGTGACGTTTACTCTCTGGGAGCTGTTCTTTTCGAATTGCTCACGGGCCGGCGCACGACGGATTCGGCGGCAGTAGTTTTTGAACGTGCCCTGAGCCAGCGAGAGCCGGACCCGCTGCCAGACGCGGTGACGGCGCCTGCTGCTGAAGCTCGCAGTATGTCGGAGAGCCGGCTGCGACAACTGCTGAGCGGCGATCTGACCACCATCACCGCCAAGTGCATGCGCGCACTTCCATCGGAACGGTACGCTTCAGTGGATGCTTTATCCGACGATATCGAGCGTTACCTCACCGACCGCGCGGTGCTGGCGCGTCCGCAAACTGCGATGTATCGCATCAGCAAGTTCGTCAGCCGGAACCGGGGGAGCGTGATTGCCACTGTGTTGTTCGCAATTGCGCTTCTGACGAGCATCGCCTATGCAGGTTGGCGCCAGGAGCAGGCCCTGATCGCCGGCCAGCGTGCCGTTCGCATGCAAACATTTCTGTACAGCCTGTTCCGGCTCGCGAATTCGAACTTTACCGGTAAACCCGCGGCCACTGTACCGGAGTTTCTAAAACTTGGAACTCGCCTGTTACCGCAGTACATCAAGGATCCGGCCGATCTGCGGCAGGCACAAATGAGCCTTGCAGAATCGATGTTCGACAATGGCGATCTGGATGGCGCGCAGGCGGTTTTTACGCAAACAACTGCAAGCGCCAAGGCTGCCCACGACCTGCAGTCCGAGGCCGAGTCGGAAGCATTCGCAGGCAATATTGCTTATCAGAATGGGCAGATGGAACAGGGTGCCGAACTGACTGCCCACGCTCTGGAATTATCGCGTGAGCCGGGCATGTCCGCCGCGATCAAGGTGCGAGCCGCAATGTACTTCGCCGTCAATCGCGAAAACAGCGGCTTCCGTACGGACGAGAATGTGAAGTTGCTCGAGTATGCGGCTAAGGAGGCGCGAGATAAACAATTGCCTCCTCACGAAGCTGCGGATGCTCTTTATAGTCTGGCCAGCGATCTCGAACTGCGCGGTCTGATCGACAAGTCTCTACCGCTTTATCAGCAGGCATTGGATATCTACAACCAGGATCCGTCCGAGTTGTGTGATCAATCGCAGGTGTATGGAGACTTCGCTTACGCTTATCAGATGAAAGACGACCTGAAGAGCGCGTTGCCGCTGTTTCAGCGGTCTTATGATGGCTACCTCTCTTGTTCGGGACCCGACAGCCGCGGAGCGCTCACGGCAGGCGACTACCTTGCGGGCGCTCTCATCAAATTGGGCAGGGCACCCGACGCGCTGAGGTTGCTGGAGCCAGAGCTTCCGCGCTGGAGGAAGATTGCCGGCTCGAGTCCTGATTTAGCGGAGGTCCTGTTCTTTCTGACAGAAGCGTATGTGGACACGGGCAGGTTTCCAGAGGCGGAGAAGACTGCGAGAGAACTGATCTCGGTGCAGGAGGGGAAGATTGCCGCCACGGACCGCCGCATCGGCGCATCGCACATGATGCTGGCGCGGGCCTTGGCCGGCGAGGATCGCGTTCGCGAAGCGCTGCCGCATGCCGAAATTGCGGACAGGATCCTTGCGAACGGCGCCGTTTCATCCGGGGCAAAAGCCATGACCGCGGAAGCGCATCAACTGCTGACCAATCTACAGTCCGAGGCGCAAAAATAA
- a CDS encoding single-stranded DNA-binding protein: protein MAKSVNKVILLGNVGKDPEIRSTGGGTMVANFTLATSDRQKDAQGNWQERTEWHNMVAFTRLAEIVRDYVKKGSKLYVEGKIQTRSWDDKESGQKRYRTEIIVNDISLLSGRDDGGSGSGGYSRQSGSSNNVDQRSPAGHDDYSQSAEISDDDIPF, encoded by the coding sequence ATGGCAAAGTCGGTCAATAAAGTAATCCTTTTAGGGAATGTTGGTAAAGATCCTGAGATTCGCTCTACCGGCGGCGGCACAATGGTCGCCAACTTCACTCTCGCGACTAGCGACCGTCAGAAAGACGCGCAAGGCAACTGGCAGGAACGCACCGAGTGGCACAACATGGTCGCTTTCACGCGACTCGCTGAGATCGTGCGCGACTACGTCAAAAAAGGCTCCAAGCTTTACGTCGAAGGCAAGATCCAAACGCGCAGCTGGGACGACAAAGAGTCCGGCCAGAAGCGCTATCGCACCGAGATCATCGTCAACGATATCTCCCTGCTCTCAGGCCGCGACGACGGAGGATCAGGGTCAGGAGGTTACAGCCGTCAGTCCGGTTCATCAAACAATGTCGACCAACGGTCACCGGCCGGCCACGACGACTACAGCCAATCCGCCGAAATCTCCGACGACGACATACCGTTTTAG
- a CDS encoding DUF1003 domain-containing protein has product MQASNHVQEHIGTIAKHEQEFLARRSPAERLGDLTATIVGNLGFVAAHILLFVFWILVNTLHLLQIPHFDPMPFSLLGTVVAMEAILLASLILMRQSRLARRADEREHLMLQILLLTEKEVTALISMNRQIAAKVGLSDIRDSKEIEQLGRKTSIDQVAQDIQRSLSEDL; this is encoded by the coding sequence ATGCAGGCTTCCAATCACGTGCAAGAACACATCGGTACGATCGCCAAGCACGAGCAGGAGTTCCTCGCGCGTAGATCTCCGGCGGAGAGACTGGGCGATTTGACTGCGACCATCGTCGGCAATCTCGGATTTGTAGCCGCTCACATTCTTCTGTTCGTGTTCTGGATTCTCGTAAACACTCTGCACCTTCTTCAAATTCCACATTTTGATCCCATGCCCTTTTCGCTCTTGGGAACCGTAGTTGCCATGGAAGCTATCCTCCTTGCAAGCCTTATCCTGATGAGGCAATCACGGCTCGCCCGACGCGCCGATGAGCGGGAACATCTCATGCTTCAAATCCTTCTCCTCACTGAAAAAGAAGTCACTGCGCTGATCAGCATGAACCGCCAGATCGCGGCGAAGGTGGGCTTGTCAGATATCAGAGACAGCAAAGAGATTGAGCAACTCGGTCGCAAAACTTCGATCGATCAGGTTGCTCAAGACATTCAACGAAGTTTGTCGGAGGATCTGTAG
- a CDS encoding alpha-amylase family glycosyl hydrolase, translated as MKRVLFMAVLALACSMSLHGAAGAPRILKIDPPDWWADMPKPMLLVRGENLCSAHFSVSDPEIHVDRFSISSNCHWAELWLNASPSEPETVSLHAHTVAGDASASYQFNERKRADAGFAGFSSADAMYLIMTDRFADGDLQNDGVEAQSDETSADATAERAKPRGWHGGDLRGIEHHIDYIKDTGFTAVWFTPVYANEHEPDSYHGYGATDMYAVDPHYGTLADLQSLAAALHQRHMKLVLDTVPNHVGPQHPWVNDEPDPEWLHGTKADHHKAIGDFQPLVNPHAPWRDQRDVLQGWFADVLPDLNQENPATAQYLIENAIWWIEKTGADGLRIDTFPYVGRAFWHDFHAQIHGLYPKLTTVGEVFNCDATITSSYAGGVTRNGVDTGLDTPFDFPSYCALRDVFLKDAPMTRLTDVWRLDALFPHPERLVAFLGNHDTSRFASADGATQEKMRLAFAVLLTMRGMPQVYSGDEIGLSGGDDPDNRHDFPGGWPGATQNAFTNRDRKQTAIHEWVRQLLKLRAEQPALSTGEMQVLTSDKDVVAYVRVAPMESPKEENSDVLVVVNRSSAAVKVHLEIGGTVIDGATGAKMLLGEGSARMNRKTLDVDVPGLGVCVASVERK; from the coding sequence TTGAAACGCGTTCTGTTCATGGCTGTTTTGGCCTTAGCTTGCTCGATGTCTCTGCATGGTGCGGCGGGTGCACCTCGCATCCTGAAGATCGATCCACCGGACTGGTGGGCAGACATGCCCAAGCCCATGTTGCTGGTGCGCGGAGAGAATTTATGTAGTGCTCATTTCAGTGTTAGCGATCCAGAGATTCACGTTGATCGATTCAGCATCTCAAGCAATTGTCATTGGGCGGAACTGTGGTTGAATGCCTCGCCGAGCGAGCCTGAAACGGTGTCCCTGCACGCCCACACGGTTGCGGGCGACGCGTCTGCCTCCTATCAATTCAACGAGCGGAAACGCGCTGATGCAGGATTTGCCGGCTTTTCATCGGCCGACGCGATGTACCTGATCATGACGGATCGGTTCGCCGATGGCGATCTGCAAAACGACGGCGTCGAAGCCCAATCGGATGAGACCAGCGCCGATGCCACGGCAGAACGTGCCAAGCCGCGTGGATGGCACGGCGGTGATCTTCGCGGGATTGAACACCACATCGATTACATCAAGGACACCGGCTTCACTGCGGTCTGGTTCACACCTGTCTATGCCAACGAGCACGAGCCGGACAGCTATCATGGCTACGGCGCGACCGATATGTACGCTGTAGATCCGCACTACGGAACGCTTGCCGATCTTCAATCGCTCGCGGCTGCGCTTCATCAGCGCCACATGAAGCTTGTGCTCGATACGGTGCCGAACCACGTTGGTCCGCAGCATCCGTGGGTGAATGACGAGCCTGATCCTGAGTGGCTACATGGAACGAAGGCTGATCATCATAAGGCCATCGGTGATTTCCAGCCTCTTGTGAATCCTCATGCTCCGTGGCGCGATCAGCGGGACGTTTTGCAGGGATGGTTCGCCGATGTCCTGCCCGATCTCAACCAGGAAAATCCCGCGACGGCGCAATATCTCATTGAGAATGCGATCTGGTGGATAGAGAAAACGGGGGCTGACGGGCTGCGCATTGATACGTTTCCATATGTTGGACGCGCTTTCTGGCACGACTTCCACGCGCAGATTCATGGACTCTATCCGAAGCTCACGACGGTCGGCGAAGTTTTCAACTGCGATGCAACGATAACGTCGTCCTATGCGGGTGGCGTGACGCGCAATGGCGTGGACACAGGCCTTGATACGCCCTTTGATTTTCCTTCTTACTGTGCGCTGCGCGACGTGTTTCTGAAGGATGCTCCGATGACTCGGTTGACAGACGTGTGGCGACTGGACGCTCTATTTCCACACCCGGAGCGCCTGGTTGCGTTCCTCGGCAATCACGACACGTCGCGCTTCGCTTCTGCCGACGGTGCAACTCAGGAGAAGATGCGTCTTGCTTTCGCGGTTCTGCTCACCATGCGAGGAATGCCGCAGGTGTACTCCGGCGATGAGATCGGGCTGTCCGGGGGAGACGACCCCGATAATCGCCATGATTTTCCGGGCGGCTGGCCTGGTGCGACGCAGAACGCATTCACAAACCGCGACCGTAAGCAAACGGCGATCCACGAGTGGGTTCGGCAACTGCTCAAGCTCCGCGCTGAGCAGCCGGCGCTGAGTACCGGAGAGATGCAGGTTTTAACGTCGGATAAGGATGTGGTGGCTTATGTGCGCGTTGCGCCTATGGAGTCACCGAAAGAAGAAAACAGTGATGTTCTCGTTGTTGTCAACCGGTCTTCCGCAGCGGTGAAAGTTCATCTCGAAATTGGGGGAACTGTCATCGATGGCGCGACCGGAGCGAAGATGCTTCTGGGCGAAGGATCGGCACGCATGAATCGGAAGACTTTAGATGTCGATGTTCCGGGCCTTGGGGTGTGTGTTGCGTCCGTCGAGCGCAAGTGA
- a CDS encoding DUF420 domain-containing protein encodes MGATATTSQSRANTRPAILAILAISAAASLFLFWLIYKHPAADVSRVKLPFLPALNAILNGLSATALLVGYTFIRARKITAHRASMITAFIFSTLFLVSYILHHYLHGDVRYPHHDALRTFYLILLASHILLAIIALPLILITFFFSLSGRIPQHRKVARWTFPIWLYVSVTGVITYVMLRLAQGS; translated from the coding sequence ATGGGCGCCACGGCAACCACCTCGCAATCTCGCGCCAACACCCGTCCGGCCATTCTGGCGATCCTGGCCATCAGCGCGGCGGCTTCCCTCTTCCTGTTCTGGCTGATTTACAAGCACCCCGCCGCGGACGTATCCAGAGTCAAGCTGCCATTCCTGCCGGCGCTTAACGCAATCCTCAATGGCCTCAGCGCAACCGCTCTACTTGTCGGCTATACGTTCATCCGCGCCCGCAAGATCACCGCCCATCGCGCATCCATGATCACGGCGTTCATTTTCTCCACCCTGTTTCTAGTCAGCTACATCCTGCATCACTATCTGCACGGCGATGTCCGTTACCCGCACCATGACGCCCTGCGGACGTTCTACCTTATCTTGCTGGCGAGCCATATCCTGCTTGCAATAATCGCACTGCCGCTGATCTTGATCACCTTCTTCTTTTCGCTCAGCGGACGCATCCCCCAGCACCGCAAAGTTGCTCGCTGGACATTTCCCATCTGGCTGTATGTCTCCGTCACCGGCGTCATCACGTACGTGATGCTGCGCCTCGCGCAGGGATCGTGA
- a CDS encoding LamG-like jellyroll fold domain-containing protein, with product MFSLLATFLFALGSFAGAQSIPEEAYGPYNVIVLPDGSGLSKPLAAPSGIDPRAAGFLDRMGFHAPEQREALIEGRAKWTLSFWFHSAEPVVSGTMLLAGIGDPNGEDARFVAITDNQLALWLGKAFGKPTVADMPLSEATWHSVIAVSDGDSIILYADGKQVVTAPIAQGSVAPRIEFAPQPGSGGNRHHFGGRIALLRIYREAFSPGQVASVYATKPDFSLPTYEEATPHWAVQTHAMAGQTELQDPSTLPRGKGGIQKPSAIPLRPADLHTELTGTNPWTIRGGWKLAAAPEVKASGEQISRLDFSTGNWMVATVPGTVLTTMIDRGIYPDPDYGLNNLAIPERLAHQDYWYRVAFKVPSATQGQHLTLSFEGVNYAAEVWLNGKKLGGFTGAFLRGKFDVTSLVSASSENALAVRVSPPPHPGLAQEESIKAGPGENGGVQVLDGPTFSATEGWDWIPSIRDRNTGIWQDVTLTASGAVEVGDLNVITTLPKPDRSEADIEIEVPMNNSSKGPINGDITAIFDNVHVTKNVTLAPGETVVRLKTGEFPQLKVHDPQLWWPNGYGNPALHQLNVRFTTDGKISSQQQINFGMREVSYELSLFDQTGHLRRVEVLPSRTHDASLPLINETHEGIRQIDDKTPNQTPGLADWMKHAWVHSLEAVAEGSASIRPVEGGWPGTDLVIKVNGVRIATRGGNWGMDDSRKRVSIENLEPYFRLHRDAHVNMIRDWMGQNSEENFYALADKYGLMVWNDFWESTQGYNLEAQDPQLFLENARDSILHFRHHPSIVIWCGRNEGVPQPIINEGLANLVRTLDHTRYYTGSSNQVNLRNSGPYQLQTLDTYYRINRGFSVELGIPSVPTLEGLEAFIPEPDRWPISDTWAYHDWHQQGNGTVAPFMEHMATEFGAPTGFEDFERKAQMIDYDAHRAIFEGFAAHLWQPNSARMIWMTQSAWPSTEWNFLGHDYDTQSSFYGTQKACEPVHAQLDLTDTSVDLINLSDAKSFKVETRVVSLDGKVLSDQSNQIEAVSNGRTAVGKPDLAKLAAGHTVLIVLKVMDANDKPVSDNFYWWAKDESSYRELNSLPKAQITVSISVSSDAGERKATVKIRNTSPTPALMTRLTLKDAATGERILPAYYSENYVSLLPDEERSLTIAFPSGGAKPAIGLRGWNLESRTIDVK from the coding sequence GTGTTCTCGTTACTTGCGACATTTCTGTTTGCGCTAGGATCTTTCGCCGGCGCGCAGTCCATACCAGAGGAGGCCTACGGTCCCTACAATGTGATCGTTCTTCCGGATGGTTCCGGGCTCAGCAAGCCTCTCGCCGCTCCATCTGGTATCGATCCGCGGGCTGCGGGTTTCCTTGACCGAATGGGATTTCATGCCCCCGAGCAACGCGAGGCTCTTATTGAAGGCCGTGCCAAATGGACGCTTTCCTTCTGGTTCCACTCGGCCGAACCCGTCGTTTCGGGTACCATGCTTCTGGCCGGCATTGGTGACCCCAATGGGGAAGACGCGCGCTTCGTCGCTATCACCGACAATCAGCTCGCTCTTTGGCTGGGCAAAGCCTTCGGCAAGCCGACTGTTGCTGACATGCCGCTAAGTGAGGCGACATGGCACTCGGTCATCGCCGTAAGCGACGGAGATTCGATCATCCTTTATGCAGATGGGAAGCAGGTGGTTACCGCTCCAATCGCGCAGGGAAGCGTAGCCCCCCGCATCGAGTTCGCTCCGCAACCTGGGTCGGGCGGAAACCGGCATCACTTCGGCGGCCGGATAGCCCTTCTTAGAATCTATCGCGAGGCGTTTTCGCCCGGTCAGGTCGCCTCAGTCTACGCGACTAAGCCCGATTTCTCTCTGCCAACATACGAAGAAGCCACTCCGCACTGGGCTGTGCAGACCCATGCTATGGCAGGCCAGACAGAGTTGCAGGATCCATCTACGCTTCCTCGCGGTAAAGGCGGAATTCAAAAGCCCTCCGCAATACCGCTGCGCCCAGCCGATCTCCACACCGAACTCACCGGCACAAACCCTTGGACGATCCGCGGAGGATGGAAACTCGCGGCCGCTCCTGAAGTCAAAGCCTCGGGGGAACAGATCTCCAGGCTTGACTTCTCAACAGGCAACTGGATGGTTGCAACTGTTCCAGGAACCGTGCTCACCACGATGATCGATCGCGGCATCTATCCCGATCCCGATTATGGCCTGAATAACCTTGCCATTCCCGAGCGTCTCGCGCATCAGGACTATTGGTATCGCGTCGCATTCAAAGTTCCGTCGGCTACGCAAGGCCAGCACCTTACTCTGTCCTTCGAGGGTGTGAATTACGCGGCTGAAGTCTGGTTGAACGGCAAGAAGCTTGGCGGATTTACCGGCGCATTTCTGCGTGGCAAATTCGATGTGACCTCGCTCGTGTCCGCATCCAGCGAAAACGCACTCGCCGTGCGCGTCAGCCCTCCACCTCATCCTGGCCTGGCGCAGGAAGAGTCCATCAAAGCCGGTCCCGGCGAGAATGGCGGCGTGCAAGTCCTCGATGGACCGACCTTCTCCGCAACAGAAGGTTGGGATTGGATTCCCAGCATTCGCGATCGCAACACCGGCATCTGGCAGGACGTGACACTGACTGCATCCGGCGCTGTTGAAGTCGGCGATCTCAATGTGATTACCACACTGCCGAAGCCGGACCGCAGCGAAGCCGACATCGAAATCGAAGTGCCGATGAACAACTCATCGAAGGGGCCGATCAATGGTGATATAACCGCAATCTTCGATAACGTCCATGTCACAAAGAATGTAACCCTCGCACCTGGTGAAACCGTGGTGCGTCTAAAAACTGGTGAATTTCCCCAGCTCAAGGTACACGATCCACAACTTTGGTGGCCCAATGGCTACGGAAATCCTGCGTTGCACCAGTTGAACGTCCGCTTTACGACCGACGGCAAGATCAGTTCTCAGCAACAAATCAACTTCGGCATGCGCGAAGTCAGTTACGAGCTTTCGCTTTTTGACCAGACTGGCCATCTCCGCCGCGTTGAAGTCCTTCCCAGCCGTACTCACGACGCTTCACTTCCGTTGATCAACGAAACCCACGAAGGGATTCGCCAGATCGACGATAAGACGCCGAACCAAACCCCTGGCCTAGCTGACTGGATGAAGCACGCATGGGTACATTCGCTTGAAGCAGTTGCTGAAGGTTCTGCTTCTATTCGTCCCGTGGAAGGAGGATGGCCGGGTACCGATCTCGTCATCAAAGTAAACGGAGTGCGCATCGCAACGCGTGGCGGCAACTGGGGCATGGATGACAGTCGCAAGCGCGTAAGTATCGAGAACCTCGAACCATATTTTCGTCTTCATCGCGATGCGCATGTCAACATGATTCGCGACTGGATGGGCCAGAACAGCGAAGAGAATTTCTACGCACTAGCCGACAAATATGGCTTGATGGTGTGGAACGACTTCTGGGAGTCCACCCAAGGCTATAACCTCGAAGCGCAAGATCCGCAGCTCTTTCTAGAAAATGCGCGCGATTCCATACTTCACTTCCGCCATCATCCATCCATCGTCATCTGGTGTGGGCGCAACGAGGGCGTCCCGCAGCCGATCATCAATGAGGGACTCGCCAATCTCGTGCGCACGCTCGACCATACACGCTACTATACCGGCAGTTCCAACCAGGTGAATCTCCGCAACTCCGGTCCTTATCAACTTCAAACACTCGATACTTATTACCGTATTAACCGCGGATTCAGTGTCGAACTCGGCATTCCCAGTGTTCCCACGCTTGAAGGTCTCGAAGCTTTTATTCCCGAACCCGATCGCTGGCCCATCAGCGATACGTGGGCTTACCACGATTGGCATCAGCAGGGAAACGGGACCGTTGCTCCCTTCATGGAACACATGGCAACAGAATTCGGTGCGCCTACAGGCTTCGAAGACTTTGAGCGGAAAGCTCAGATGATTGATTACGATGCTCATCGTGCAATCTTCGAAGGTTTTGCCGCGCACCTTTGGCAGCCCAACTCAGCGCGCATGATCTGGATGACGCAATCCGCATGGCCCAGCACTGAGTGGAACTTTCTTGGCCATGACTACGACACTCAATCCAGCTTCTATGGAACGCAAAAGGCCTGCGAGCCGGTTCATGCTCAGCTCGACCTCACCGACACTTCGGTCGACCTCATCAACCTGAGCGATGCGAAATCGTTCAAAGTTGAAACCCGAGTTGTCTCTCTCGATGGCAAGGTTCTCAGCGATCAGAGCAATCAGATCGAAGCTGTCTCCAATGGCCGCACCGCTGTAGGCAAGCCTGATCTCGCGAAACTCGCTGCTGGTCACACCGTTCTTATCGTGCTGAAAGTCATGGATGCGAATGATAAGCCGGTCAGCGACAACTTCTATTGGTGGGCCAAAGATGAAAGTAGTTACCGGGAGCTAAACAGCTTACCCAAAGCTCAGATCACCGTTTCCATTTCCGTCTCCTCCGATGCCGGCGAGCGCAAAGCCACAGTGAAAATTCGCAATACGAGCCCAACTCCTGCGCTTATGACCAGGCTCACACTCAAGGATGCCGCAACAGGAGAGCGCATTCTTCCCGCTTACTATAGCGAAAACTATGTTTCACTCCTGCCCGACGAAGAGCGCAGCCTGACGATCGCGTTTCCATCGGGCGGAGCTAAACCTGCAATTGGCCTGCGTGGCTGGAATCTCGAAAGCCGGACTATCGACGTGAAGTAA
- a CDS encoding acyloxyacyl hydrolase, producing the protein MIGDRASARYPIYLMLAILLLCKSAFGQGTVDQPVTSAPPDDSVNPGQSAHPKLPDFNEDIYYKNRLEFSLETGFLPINIPFVYNFITGDSYTRRPLNYTLIPNVASIRWELGNIDGGPRILRGNTDFSFSGSYTDIARGPETRYFAFDFGIRHNFVPRRWRVAPYFDMRGGVGDINAKGPDGVLYAQGEDLTFTYMMGAGARYNFNPKFSLAAGANYMHVSNASLSAPKVVNYGINVWGAMFGFYMRLGRAKPRSEAK; encoded by the coding sequence ATGATTGGGGACCGAGCGTCTGCACGATATCCGATATATCTGATGCTGGCAATCCTGCTTTTGTGCAAGAGCGCATTCGGACAGGGGACAGTGGATCAACCAGTGACGAGCGCGCCGCCCGATGACAGCGTCAATCCTGGCCAGAGCGCACATCCCAAATTGCCAGATTTCAACGAGGACATTTATTACAAGAACCGGCTCGAGTTTTCATTGGAGACCGGATTTCTACCCATCAACATTCCATTCGTTTATAACTTCATCACCGGTGACAGCTACACGAGGAGGCCGCTGAATTACACACTCATCCCCAACGTTGCCTCTATCCGATGGGAGCTGGGCAATATTGATGGCGGCCCACGCATCCTCAGAGGTAATACCGACTTTTCTTTCAGCGGGAGTTATACGGATATAGCGCGCGGACCCGAAACCCGATATTTTGCATTTGATTTTGGGATCCGGCATAACTTTGTGCCGCGCCGTTGGCGAGTCGCTCCTTACTTTGACATGCGCGGCGGAGTCGGCGATATCAATGCCAAGGGACCAGATGGCGTCTTGTATGCGCAGGGAGAAGACCTGACGTTCACCTACATGATGGGAGCCGGGGCCAGGTATAACTTCAATCCTAAATTCAGTCTGGCGGCCGGTGCTAACTACATGCATGTTTCGAATGCCAGCCTTTCGGCACCGAAGGTCGTGAACTATGGAATTAATGTCTGGGGTGCGATGTTCGGCTTCTATATGCGGTTGGGAAGAGCTAAACCGAGATCGGAAGCGAAATAG
- a CDS encoding ECF-type sigma factor, which produces MDPGDHAGEVTVLLRDWTAGKPGALDELFDLVYPQLRRIAGALFRNERQENILQPTGVVNELFLKLIRQRSLRFEDREHFYSLSARLMRRVLLDQARHQSRKKRDGDLNIPLTEELAWIGSKPIEAIDLDRVLAELEEMDPRKCRMVELRFFLGFTADETAELLSLSKATVDRELRFVRGWLHERLAPDEM; this is translated from the coding sequence ATGGACCCCGGGGATCACGCAGGCGAAGTCACCGTGTTGCTGCGCGACTGGACTGCGGGCAAGCCTGGCGCTCTCGATGAATTATTTGACTTGGTCTATCCGCAATTGCGGCGAATCGCGGGCGCGCTCTTCCGAAACGAGCGGCAGGAAAACATTCTTCAGCCAACCGGCGTCGTCAATGAACTTTTTCTGAAGTTGATTCGGCAGCGGAGTCTTCGCTTTGAAGATCGCGAGCACTTCTACAGTCTCTCTGCGCGGTTAATGCGGCGCGTACTGCTGGACCAGGCTCGGCACCAAAGCCGGAAGAAGCGCGATGGCGATCTCAATATTCCGTTGACGGAAGAGCTGGCGTGGATCGGTTCCAAGCCCATTGAAGCGATTGATCTGGATCGCGTGCTGGCGGAGTTGGAAGAGATGGACCCGCGCAAGTGCAGGATGGTGGAATTGCGGTTTTTCCTCGGATTCACCGCGGACGAAACTGCGGAACTGCTCAGCCTTTCGAAGGCGACTGTGGACCGCGAATTGCGCTTTGTGCGTGGATGGCTGCATGAACGGCTGGCGCCGGATGAGATGTAA